The following are from one region of the Streptomyces rubrogriseus genome:
- a CDS encoding NUDIX hydrolase — protein MQWAKQSEQNVYSNRWFSVNLADVLLPDGRHLDHFLIRMRPVAAATVVNEADEVLLLWRHRFITDSWGWELAAGVVEDGEDVAVAAARELEEETGWRPGPLHHLMSVEPSNGLTDARHHVYWAEEGTYVGHPVDDFESERREWLPLKLVPDLVARGEVPAANMAAALLLLHHHRLGRDQP, from the coding sequence GTGCAGTGGGCGAAACAGAGCGAACAAAATGTGTACTCAAATCGATGGTTCAGCGTCAATCTCGCCGATGTCCTCCTGCCGGACGGCCGGCACCTCGACCACTTCCTGATACGGATGCGCCCCGTGGCGGCCGCCACGGTCGTGAACGAGGCCGACGAGGTCCTCCTGCTGTGGCGGCACCGTTTCATCACCGACAGCTGGGGCTGGGAACTGGCGGCCGGAGTCGTCGAGGACGGCGAGGACGTCGCGGTGGCGGCGGCCAGGGAACTGGAGGAGGAGACGGGCTGGCGGCCCGGACCGCTGCACCACCTGATGAGCGTGGAGCCCTCCAACGGCCTCACCGACGCCCGGCACCACGTCTACTGGGCCGAGGAAGGCACGTACGTCGGACACCCCGTGGACGACTTCGAGTCGGAGCGCCGGGAATGGCTCCCCCTCAAGCTCGTCCCCGACCTCGTCGCCCGCGGGGAGGTCCCGGCCGCCAACATGGCGGCCGCGTTACTCCTGCTGCACCACCACAGGCTCGGGCGCGATCAGCCGTAG
- a CDS encoding 3-hydroxybutyryl-CoA dehydrogenase gives MPAASRGVSERDDVTGISGDIARVGVVGCGQMGAGIAEVCARSGLEVMVAETTGEALEIGRTRLYNSLTKAAERGKITEEERDATQARLSFTTDLGEFADRDLVIEAVVENEQVKTEIFQVLDQVVTRPDAILASNTSSIPLVKLAVATSRPDHVIGIHFFNPAPVQQLVELIPALTTSEGTLSRAQLFTEKVLGKHAIRAQDRSGFVVNALLIPYLLSAIRMFESGIASREDIDNGMEMGCAHPMGPLKLADLIGLDTVASVAYSMYEEYKEPLYAAPPLLQRMVDAGRLGRKSGSGFYAYG, from the coding sequence ATGCCTGCGGCCAGCCGTGGAGTCAGCGAAAGGGACGATGTGACCGGCATCTCGGGAGATATCGCACGCGTCGGCGTGGTCGGCTGCGGTCAGATGGGGGCGGGCATCGCCGAGGTGTGCGCCCGCTCGGGTCTGGAGGTGATGGTCGCCGAGACCACCGGCGAGGCTCTGGAGATCGGCCGCACCCGGCTGTACAACTCGCTGACCAAGGCGGCCGAGCGCGGCAAGATCACCGAGGAGGAGCGGGACGCGACGCAGGCGCGACTCAGCTTCACCACCGACCTCGGCGAGTTCGCCGACCGTGATCTGGTGATCGAGGCCGTCGTCGAGAACGAGCAGGTCAAGACCGAGATCTTCCAGGTGCTCGATCAGGTCGTGACCCGGCCGGACGCGATCCTGGCCTCCAACACCTCCTCCATCCCGCTGGTGAAGCTGGCGGTCGCCACCTCGCGGCCCGACCACGTGATCGGCATCCACTTCTTCAACCCGGCCCCGGTGCAGCAGCTCGTCGAGCTGATCCCGGCGCTCACCACCTCCGAGGGCACGCTCAGCCGGGCCCAGCTGTTCACCGAGAAGGTGCTCGGCAAGCACGCGATCCGCGCCCAGGACCGCTCCGGCTTCGTGGTCAACGCGCTGCTGATCCCGTACCTGCTCTCCGCGATCCGGATGTTCGAGTCGGGCATCGCCAGCCGCGAGGACATCGACAACGGCATGGAGATGGGCTGCGCCCACCCGATGGGCCCGCTGAAGCTGGCCGACCTGATCGGCCTGGACACGGTCGCCTCGGTGGCGTACTCGATGTACGAGGAGTACAAGGAGCCGCTGTACGCCGCTCCCCCGCTGCTCCAGCGCATGGTCGACGCGGGCCGCCTCGGCCGCAAGAGCGGCTCGGGCTTCTACGCCTACGGCTGA
- a CDS encoding glycoside hydrolase family 10 protein, whose protein sequence is MGGVSRRAFTVAALSAFTLVPEASAAAPGPAKPAPPRSAAAGMRGMWLATVANRDWPTRAGLRAAEQRAELIEHLDNAVRHRLNTVILQVRPTADALWPSAHEPWSQYLSGSQGRDPGWDPLGTAVKEAHARGLHLHAWFNPYRVATHDDPARLVSSHPARKNPGWVVPYGGQLYYNPGLPEVRAFVQDAIMDAVAKYEVDGVHFDDYFYPYPVAGRSFDDGGTFTTFGTGFATKADWRRDNIDRLVRETAQRVKDVRPAARFGVSPFGVWRNAATDERGSDTRAGVQTYDDLYADTRKWVREGWIDYVVPQLYWNIGLDGADYAKLLPWWAETARGSRTQLYVGEALYKSGDPAQPAAWQDPAELSRHLTLAARYPEVRGHVYFSAKDVADDRSGAMARLAADHYAQPAAAPR, encoded by the coding sequence ATGGGCGGTGTCTCGCGCCGTGCCTTCACGGTGGCGGCGTTGTCGGCGTTCACGCTCGTGCCCGAGGCGTCGGCAGCGGCCCCAGGCCCGGCGAAGCCGGCGCCCCCGCGCAGCGCCGCCGCCGGGATGCGGGGGATGTGGCTGGCGACCGTGGCCAACCGCGACTGGCCCACCCGCGCGGGGCTGCGCGCCGCCGAGCAGCGCGCGGAGCTGATCGAGCACCTCGACAACGCGGTCCGGCACCGCCTCAACACGGTGATCCTCCAGGTGCGGCCGACGGCCGACGCGCTGTGGCCCTCGGCACACGAGCCGTGGTCGCAGTACCTGTCCGGCAGTCAGGGCCGCGACCCCGGCTGGGACCCGCTGGGCACGGCGGTCAAGGAGGCCCACGCCCGCGGCCTGCACCTGCACGCCTGGTTCAACCCGTACCGCGTCGCCACCCACGACGACCCGGCCCGCCTCGTCTCCTCCCACCCCGCGCGGAAGAACCCCGGGTGGGTGGTGCCGTACGGCGGGCAGCTGTACTACAACCCCGGGCTGCCCGAGGTCCGGGCGTTCGTCCAGGACGCGATCATGGACGCGGTGGCGAAGTACGAGGTGGACGGGGTCCACTTCGACGACTACTTCTACCCCTATCCGGTGGCGGGCCGGAGCTTCGACGACGGCGGCACCTTCACCACCTTCGGCACCGGCTTCGCCACGAAGGCCGACTGGCGCCGGGACAACATCGACCGGCTGGTGCGCGAGACCGCGCAGCGCGTCAAGGACGTCCGGCCGGCCGCCCGCTTCGGCGTCAGCCCCTTCGGCGTGTGGCGCAACGCCGCCACCGACGAGCGCGGCTCCGACACCCGCGCGGGCGTGCAGACGTACGACGACCTGTACGCGGACACCCGCAAGTGGGTGCGCGAGGGCTGGATCGACTACGTCGTGCCGCAGCTGTACTGGAACATCGGCCTGGACGGCGCCGACTACGCGAAGCTGCTGCCCTGGTGGGCCGAGACCGCCCGGGGCAGCCGCACCCAGCTGTACGTGGGCGAGGCGCTGTACAAGTCCGGGGACCCGGCGCAGCCCGCCGCCTGGCAGGACCCGGCCGAACTCTCCCGCCACCTGACGCTGGCCGCGCGGTACCCGGAGGTCCGCGGTCACGTCTACTTCTCGGCCAAGGACGTCGCCGACGACCGCAGCGGCGCGATGGCGCGGCTGGCCGCCGACCACTACGCGCAGCCAGCCGCCGCCCCGCGCTGA
- a CDS encoding DUF1918 domain-containing protein encodes MHATKGDQLVQHGRVVGEHDKVAEIVEVMGDKGTPPYRVRFEDGHEAVCSPGPDSEIRHRETQL; translated from the coding sequence ATGCACGCAACCAAGGGCGACCAGCTGGTCCAGCACGGCCGGGTGGTCGGTGAGCACGACAAGGTCGCGGAGATCGTCGAAGTGATGGGCGACAAGGGCACTCCCCCGTACCGGGTCCGGTTCGAGGACGGGCACGAGGCCGTGTGCTCGCCCGGCCCCGACTCGGAGATCCGGCACCGGGAGACCCAGCTGTAG
- a CDS encoding DMT family transporter, with amino-acid sequence MRAQSSATAPSRIAVDATGADTGGASFGTVQAALGVVAFSLTFPATAWGLEGFGPWSLIAVRSILAAAVAGACLVVLRVAPPERRHWLGLAVVGAGVVLGFPLLTTLALQTSTTAHAAVVVGLLPLTTALLSALRVGTRPSRTFWIAALAGAAAVIAFTVQQSGGALTSADAYLFGALLVCAAGYTEGGRLARVMPGWQVIGWALVLCLPLTVPMAAVALSFEPVHLTAHAVTGLLWVAIGSQFLGLVVWYRGMAAIGIPKASQLQLAQPLLTLVWSVLLLGEHLPVAAPLTAAAVLVCIAVTQRARG; translated from the coding sequence ATGAGAGCACAGAGTAGCGCTACCGCGCCGTCCCGGATAGCAGTCGACGCCACCGGCGCGGACACCGGCGGTGCGTCCTTCGGCACCGTCCAGGCCGCCCTCGGTGTCGTCGCCTTCTCCCTCACCTTCCCCGCCACCGCCTGGGGCCTGGAGGGCTTCGGGCCCTGGTCCCTGATCGCCGTGCGCAGTATCCTCGCCGCCGCCGTCGCCGGGGCCTGCCTGGTGGTGCTGCGGGTGGCACCGCCCGAGCGGCGGCACTGGCTGGGCCTCGCGGTGGTGGGCGCCGGGGTGGTCCTCGGCTTCCCCCTGCTCACGACGCTCGCCCTGCAGACGTCGACCACGGCGCACGCCGCCGTCGTGGTGGGCCTGCTGCCGCTGACCACCGCGCTGCTGTCCGCCCTGCGCGTCGGCACCCGCCCCTCGCGCACCTTCTGGATCGCGGCCCTGGCGGGTGCGGCGGCCGTGATCGCCTTCACGGTGCAGCAGAGCGGCGGAGCGCTGACCTCGGCCGACGCCTATCTCTTCGGGGCGCTGCTGGTGTGCGCCGCCGGTTACACGGAGGGCGGCCGGCTGGCCCGGGTGATGCCGGGGTGGCAGGTCATCGGCTGGGCGCTGGTGCTGTGCCTGCCGCTGACGGTGCCGATGGCGGCGGTGGCGCTGTCCTTCGAGCCGGTGCACCTGACGGCGCACGCCGTGACCGGGCTGCTGTGGGTGGCGATCGGTTCGCAGTTCCTCGGCCTGGTCGTCTGGTACCGGGGCATGGCGGCGATCGGCATTCCGAAGGCCAGCCAGTTGCAGCTGGCCCAGCCGCTGCTCACACTGGTGTGGTCGGTACTTCTCCTGGGCGAGCACCTGCCGGTGGCCGCTCCGCTGACGGCCGCGGCCGTACTGGTGTGCATCGCGGTCACCCAGCGGGCCAGGGGTTAG
- a CDS encoding aminotransferase-like domain-containing protein, producing MQERSSVADLVTVLRRELDRYSPGGKLPSSRALVDRFRVSPVTVSRALAQLAAEGLVVTRPGAGAFRARPRPSAAPAGDTSWQEVALSADGAADLVPRSVDASGVLVSLAAPPSGVVEFNGGYLHPSLQPERAMAAALARAGRRPGAWGRPPMEGLPELREWFARGIGGAITAAEVLITAGGQSALATALRALAPPGAPVLVESPTYPGMLAIARAAGLRPVPVPVDADGVRPALLADAFRATGARVFVCQPLFQNPTGAVLAPERRGEVLRIARAAGAFVVEDDFVRRLVHEDAGPLPAPLAADDPDGVVVHVCSLTKATSPSFRVSALAAHGPVLERLRAIQIVDTFFVPRPLQEAALELVGSPAWPRHLRAVSAELKARRDAMTSALRLNLPEISLAHVPSGGYHLWPRLPEGAGGTSQAFGSGGESALASAALRAGVAITPGRPYFSAEPPAAHFRLSFAAVANVGEIAEGVRRLRTACQEVWGG from the coding sequence ATGCAAGAGCGTAGCAGCGTCGCTGACCTGGTGACCGTGTTGCGGCGCGAGTTGGACCGCTACTCACCCGGCGGAAAGCTCCCGTCCAGCCGTGCCCTGGTCGACCGGTTCCGGGTGAGCCCGGTGACGGTCTCCCGCGCCCTGGCCCAGCTGGCCGCCGAGGGGCTGGTCGTCACCCGGCCCGGCGCCGGCGCCTTCCGTGCCCGGCCCCGCCCCTCGGCCGCACCCGCCGGGGACACCTCCTGGCAGGAGGTGGCGCTGAGCGCCGACGGCGCCGCCGACCTCGTACCGCGCTCGGTGGACGCCTCCGGGGTGCTGGTCTCGCTGGCCGCCCCGCCGTCCGGCGTCGTGGAGTTCAACGGCGGGTACCTGCACCCCTCGTTGCAGCCGGAGCGGGCGATGGCGGCGGCCCTGGCCCGGGCCGGGCGGCGGCCCGGCGCCTGGGGCCGACCGCCGATGGAGGGGCTGCCGGAGCTGCGGGAGTGGTTCGCGCGCGGCATCGGCGGGGCCATCACGGCGGCCGAGGTGCTGATCACCGCGGGCGGCCAGTCCGCGCTGGCCACCGCCCTGCGCGCGCTCGCCCCGCCCGGCGCCCCCGTGCTCGTCGAGTCCCCGACCTACCCCGGCATGCTGGCCATCGCACGGGCGGCCGGCCTGCGCCCGGTGCCCGTCCCCGTGGACGCCGACGGCGTACGGCCCGCCCTGCTCGCCGACGCCTTCCGCGCGACCGGCGCCCGGGTCTTCGTCTGCCAGCCCCTGTTCCAGAACCCGACCGGTGCCGTGCTCGCCCCCGAGCGGCGCGGCGAGGTGCTGCGCATCGCGCGGGCGGCCGGCGCGTTCGTCGTGGAGGACGACTTCGTGCGCCGGCTCGTGCACGAGGACGCGGGCCCGCTGCCCGCCCCGCTCGCCGCCGACGACCCGGACGGCGTCGTGGTCCACGTCTGCTCGCTGACCAAGGCGACCTCGCCCAGCTTCCGGGTGAGCGCCCTGGCCGCGCACGGGCCGGTCCTCGAACGCCTGCGCGCCATTCAGATCGTCGACACCTTCTTCGTGCCCCGGCCGCTCCAGGAGGCGGCGCTGGAACTCGTCGGCTCGCCCGCCTGGCCGCGCCACCTGCGCGCGGTGTCGGCCGAGCTGAAGGCCCGCCGGGACGCGATGACCTCCGCACTGCGGCTGAATCTCCCCGAGATCTCCCTGGCCCACGTCCCCTCCGGCGGCTACCACCTGTGGCCCCGGCTGCCCGAGGGCGCTGGGGGCACCTCCCAGGCTTTCGGCTCTGGGGGAGAGAGCGCCCTCGCCTCGGCCGCCCTGCGCGCGGGCGTCGCGATCACCCCGGGCCGCCCGTACTTCAGCGCCGAACCCCCGGCCGCCCACTTCCGGCTGAGCTTCGCCGCCGTCGCGAACGTCGGGGAGATCGCGGAAGGGGTACGGCGCCTGCGCACCGCCTGCCAGGAGGTGTGGGGCGGCTGA
- a CDS encoding GNAT family N-acetyltransferase, giving the protein MTDTPRLPEGYEISTDPHRIDAGRVHRWLSTDAYWALGRTREKQDRAVEGSLNFGVYDVVSGEQVAYARVVTDLATFAWLCDVYVDPSVRAKGLGTALVAAVREHLAPHGLRRILLATHDAHGVYGKLGFTALDRPEQWMAFAFGR; this is encoded by the coding sequence ATGACCGACACGCCGAGGCTCCCCGAGGGCTACGAGATCTCCACGGACCCGCACCGCATCGACGCCGGGCGCGTCCACCGCTGGCTGTCCACCGACGCGTACTGGGCCCTGGGGCGGACCCGCGAGAAGCAGGACCGGGCCGTCGAGGGCTCGCTCAACTTCGGCGTGTACGACGTGGTCTCCGGCGAGCAGGTGGCGTACGCCCGGGTGGTCACGGACCTGGCCACCTTCGCGTGGCTGTGCGACGTGTACGTCGACCCGTCGGTGCGGGCCAAGGGCCTCGGCACGGCGCTGGTCGCGGCCGTACGCGAGCACCTGGCGCCCCACGGGCTGCGGCGCATCCTGCTGGCGACGCACGACGCGCACGGGGTGTACGGGAAACTCGGGTTCACCGCGCTGGACCGGCCGGAGCAGTGGATGGCGTTCGCCTTCGGTCGGTGA
- a CDS encoding histidine phosphatase family protein: MALRVTFVAAARSSPLLAERFDDERPLDQAGWDEALRAAGELLPLAAAELRYCSPTPRSRATGDAIGCAPLSQLALRDCDMGRWRGLTLGEAMAREPAAVDAWLADPRSAPHGGESLLAFITRVGGWLDTRPGEDGDRIVAVAEPSVIRAALVYALKAPPATYWNLDVRPLSTTTVTGRAGRWSLRFDGAPDQGATHPAFRAGNPS, translated from the coding sequence ATGGCGCTTCGGGTCACGTTCGTCGCGGCTGCGCGCAGCTCACCGCTGCTCGCCGAGCGCTTCGACGACGAGCGGCCGCTGGACCAGGCCGGATGGGACGAGGCGCTGCGCGCCGCGGGCGAGCTGCTGCCGCTTGCCGCCGCCGAGTTGCGCTACTGCTCGCCCACGCCCCGCAGCCGTGCCACCGGTGACGCCATCGGCTGCGCGCCACTGTCCCAACTGGCCCTGCGGGACTGCGACATGGGGCGATGGCGCGGCCTGACGCTCGGTGAGGCCATGGCCCGCGAACCGGCGGCCGTGGACGCCTGGCTCGCCGATCCCCGGTCGGCCCCGCACGGCGGGGAGTCGCTGCTGGCGTTCATCACCCGGGTGGGCGGCTGGCTCGACACCCGCCCCGGGGAGGACGGTGACCGGATCGTCGCCGTGGCCGAGCCCTCCGTGATCCGGGCCGCGCTCGTCTACGCACTGAAGGCGCCGCCCGCAACCTACTGGAACCTGGACGTCCGCCCGCTGTCGACGACCACCGTGACGGGCCGCGCGGGCCGGTGGAGCCTCCGTTTCGACGGTGCGCCGGACCAGGGTGCTACGCATCCGGCGTTTCGCGCAGGTAATCCGTCGTGA
- a CDS encoding DUF6314 family protein encodes MGELWPVPDVLAYLAGRWRTERSVRDLAGGLEGRFEGRTSFDALDGGGLIGRESGAFTWQGVTRPAERTLRYEPGSGPGRVDVRFADGRPFHGLDLSSGHHVADHPCAADLYRGEFTVRGPDRWRTVWRVGGPAKDLLLTTDYLRETPDA; translated from the coding sequence ATGGGCGAGTTGTGGCCGGTGCCCGACGTGCTGGCGTACCTCGCGGGACGCTGGCGCACCGAGCGGTCGGTGCGGGATCTGGCGGGTGGCCTGGAGGGCCGATTCGAGGGGCGCACGTCCTTCGACGCGCTCGACGGCGGCGGGCTGATCGGCCGGGAGTCGGGCGCCTTCACCTGGCAGGGGGTGACCCGGCCCGCCGAGCGCACGCTGCGTTACGAGCCGGGGAGCGGGCCGGGCCGGGTGGACGTGCGTTTCGCGGACGGCCGCCCCTTCCACGGCCTGGACCTGAGCTCGGGGCACCATGTGGCCGACCACCCCTGCGCCGCCGACCTCTACCGGGGTGAGTTCACCGTTCGGGGCCCGGACCGCTGGCGGACGGTGTGGCGGGTGGGCGGCCCGGCCAAGGACCTGCTGCTCACGACGGATTACCTGCGCGAAACGCCGGATGCGTAG
- a CDS encoding alpha-L-arabinofuranosidase C-terminal domain-containing protein encodes MSRTRWRLGLSVTALLTAAALLPSPAHAEAVADYTITVDPTDRGPVIDDTMYGVFYEDINRAADGGLYAELVQNRSFEYSTADNASYTPLTAWASDGTAEVVNDEGRLNERNRNYLSLAAGSTVTNAGYNTGIRVEKGERYDFSVWSRAEHGTTLTVTLTDAAGTLAKARQVSAKGQWRKYTATFTATRTSNRGRLAVTTTAPAALDMVSLFPRDTYRHQPNGLRKDLAEKIEALHPGFLRFPGGCLVNTGSMADYSADSGWQRKRSYQWKDTIGPVEERATNANFWGYNQSYGLGYYEYFRFAEDIGAMPLPVVPALVTGCGQNKAVDDDALLKRHIQDTLDLIEFANGPRTSEWGGKRAEMGHPKPFHLTHLEVGNEENLPKEFFARFEQFRAAIEAKYPDVTVVSNSGPDDSGATFDTAWQLNRDAGVDMVDEHYYNSPQWFLQNNDRYDSYDRNGPKVFLGEYASQGNTWKNALAEAAFMTGLERNADVVRLASYAPLLSNEDYVQWSPDLIWFNNHASWGSANYEVQKLFMNNTGDRVVPSTATGTPDVSGPITGGVGLSTWATSAAYDDVKVTSADGETLLSDDFSGDASRWAHSGAGSWTVQDGQYVQTDAAAENTMVTAGDPAWHDYDLHVRATKKSGKEGFLVAFGVKDTGNYYWWNLGGWNNTQSAVEQASDGGKSTLLSKAGSIETGRAYDIDVEVRGRQVTLYLDGEEWGSFTDDKPAEPFRQTVTRDDRTGELIVKVVNAQDTAARTAVDLGGAKVASRAAVTTLAADQDAVNTETDAPVTPVTSTFSGAASEFTYTFPANSVTFLRIRQR; translated from the coding sequence ATGTCACGCACCCGCTGGAGACTCGGTCTCAGCGTCACCGCCCTCCTGACGGCAGCCGCCCTGCTGCCGTCCCCGGCACACGCGGAGGCCGTCGCCGACTACACGATCACCGTCGACCCGACCGACCGGGGCCCCGTGATCGACGACACGATGTACGGCGTCTTCTACGAGGACATCAACCGCGCCGCCGACGGCGGCCTGTACGCCGAACTCGTGCAGAACCGGTCCTTCGAGTACTCCACCGCCGACAACGCCTCGTACACACCGCTCACCGCGTGGGCGTCCGACGGCACGGCCGAGGTGGTGAACGACGAGGGCCGCCTCAACGAGCGCAACCGCAACTACCTCTCCCTGGCGGCCGGCTCCACCGTGACCAACGCGGGCTACAACACCGGCATCCGGGTCGAGAAGGGCGAGAGGTACGACTTCTCGGTCTGGTCCCGGGCCGAACACGGCACCACCCTCACCGTGACGCTCACGGACGCCGCGGGCACCCTCGCGAAGGCGCGCCAGGTGTCGGCGAAGGGGCAGTGGCGCAAGTACACGGCCACCTTCACCGCGACCCGCACCAGCAACCGCGGCCGCCTCGCCGTCACCACCACCGCCCCCGCCGCCCTCGACATGGTGTCCCTCTTCCCCCGCGACACCTACCGGCACCAGCCGAACGGCCTGCGCAAGGACCTCGCGGAGAAGATCGAGGCCCTGCACCCCGGCTTCCTGCGCTTCCCCGGCGGCTGCCTGGTCAACACCGGCTCCATGGCGGACTACAGCGCGGACTCCGGCTGGCAGCGCAAGCGCTCCTACCAGTGGAAGGACACGATCGGCCCGGTCGAGGAGCGCGCCACCAACGCCAACTTCTGGGGCTACAACCAGAGCTACGGCCTCGGCTACTACGAGTACTTCCGCTTCGCCGAGGACATCGGCGCCATGCCGCTGCCCGTCGTCCCCGCCCTGGTCACCGGCTGCGGCCAGAACAAGGCCGTCGACGACGACGCGCTGCTGAAGCGGCACATCCAGGACACCCTGGACCTCATCGAGTTCGCCAACGGCCCCCGCACCAGCGAGTGGGGCGGCAAGCGCGCGGAGATGGGCCACCCCAAGCCCTTCCACCTCACCCACCTCGAAGTCGGCAACGAGGAGAACCTCCCGAAGGAGTTCTTCGCCCGCTTCGAGCAGTTCCGCGCCGCCATCGAGGCGAAGTACCCGGACGTCACCGTCGTCTCCAACTCCGGTCCCGACGACTCCGGCGCCACCTTCGACACGGCCTGGCAGCTGAACCGCGACGCGGGCGTCGACATGGTCGACGAGCACTACTACAACAGCCCGCAGTGGTTCCTCCAGAACAACGACCGCTACGACTCCTACGACCGGAACGGCCCCAAGGTCTTCCTCGGCGAGTACGCCTCCCAGGGCAACACCTGGAAGAACGCCCTCGCCGAGGCCGCGTTCATGACCGGCCTCGAGCGCAACGCCGACGTGGTCAGGCTGGCCTCCTACGCCCCGCTGCTGTCCAACGAGGACTACGTGCAGTGGAGCCCGGACCTGATCTGGTTCAACAACCACGCGTCCTGGGGCTCGGCCAACTACGAGGTCCAGAAGCTGTTCATGAACAACACCGGCGACCGCGTCGTCCCCTCCACGGCCACCGGCACCCCCGACGTCAGCGGCCCCATCACCGGCGGCGTCGGCCTGTCGACCTGGGCGACCAGCGCGGCGTACGACGACGTGAAGGTGACCTCGGCCGACGGGGAGACCCTCCTGTCCGACGACTTCTCGGGCGACGCCTCGCGGTGGGCCCACTCGGGCGCCGGCAGCTGGACGGTCCAGGACGGCCAGTACGTCCAGACCGACGCGGCCGCCGAGAACACCATGGTCACGGCGGGCGACCCGGCCTGGCACGACTACGACCTGCACGTGAGGGCCACGAAGAAGTCCGGCAAGGAGGGCTTCCTGGTCGCCTTCGGCGTCAAGGACACCGGCAACTACTACTGGTGGAACCTGGGCGGCTGGAACAACACCCAGTCCGCCGTGGAGCAGGCCTCCGACGGCGGCAAGTCCACGCTGCTGTCCAAGGCCGGCTCGATCGAGACGGGCCGCGCCTACGACATCGACGTCGAGGTCAGGGGCCGCCAGGTCACCCTCTACCTCGACGGCGAGGAGTGGGGCAGCTTCACCGACGACAAGCCGGCCGAGCCGTTCCGCCAGACCGTCACCCGCGACGACCGCACCGGCGAGCTGATCGTCAAGGTCGTCAACGCCCAGGACACCGCGGCCCGCACCGCGGTGGACCTCGGCGGCGCGAAGGTGGCGTCCAGGGCCGCGGTCACCACGCTGGCCGCCGACCAGGACGCGGTCAACACCGAGACGGACGCCCCGGTGACCCCGGTGACCTCGACCTTCTCCGGAGCGGCGAGCGAGTTCACGTACACCTTCCCGGCGAACTCGGTGACGTTCCTGCGGATCAGGCAGCGCTGA
- a CDS encoding AAA family ATPase: MIVWLNGTHGAGKTTTGALVQRLLPDSRVFDAEKVGETLMDITPGLPDTDNFQHWPPWRPLVVETARRVLDYTGGTLVMPMTVLVEEYWREIAGGLAAHGVPVRHFVLHADQETLRARIAGDSVLGPDSPFRLRYLEPYAEAARTWLHAEAEVVDTTHLTPAGAALRIAEAVKA, from the coding sequence ATGATCGTATGGCTGAACGGCACCCACGGCGCCGGCAAGACGACGACCGGCGCGCTCGTGCAGCGACTGCTCCCGGACTCCCGGGTGTTCGACGCCGAGAAGGTCGGCGAGACGCTCATGGACATCACACCGGGCCTGCCCGACACGGACAACTTCCAGCACTGGCCGCCGTGGCGGCCGCTCGTCGTCGAGACCGCCCGACGGGTGCTCGACTACACCGGCGGCACCCTGGTGATGCCGATGACGGTCCTGGTCGAGGAGTACTGGCGGGAGATCGCGGGCGGCCTCGCCGCGCACGGGGTCCCCGTACGGCACTTCGTGCTCCACGCCGACCAGGAGACCCTGCGGGCACGCATCGCGGGGGACAGCGTACTGGGACCGGACTCGCCGTTCCGCCTGCGGTACCTGGAGCCGTACGCCGAGGCCGCCCGCACCTGGCTGCACGCCGAGGCCGAGGTCGTCGACACCACGCACCTCACGCCCGCCGGGGCGGCGCTGCGGATCGCGGAGGCCGTCAAGGCGTAG